Proteins co-encoded in one Conger conger chromosome 4, fConCon1.1, whole genome shotgun sequence genomic window:
- the LOC133125998 gene encoding zinc finger protein ZFP2-like — MDSTDYTGLELRSCLIKSEDAEESIERKNGCGMSREEELILSNIKEEEEEGGERQREEVKTEDGVKDEEVAGYEWKEEKVLKQDGLPDCKEQEDEGLSVTSCQVQQPRLPSPSSPVISSSKGNAGQSEVFGCSQCPFAHLEEVKLHQHVEKVHPEEHSRVLRSGGNREEKPLSPSSTHQHPTPPKALPTPTQAHTGTAGAHTCSHCGKRLRYKSDLTKHERTHTGERPYCCSQCGKGFKSKLILKKHECAHTGDYPYHCSQCGKGFICKSHMAIHVQTHTGERPYHCSQCGKSFKSKLGLKTHECVHTGQRPYHCSQCGKGFISKSHLAIHEQIHTGERPYHCSHCGKSFKSKSHMAIHERSHTGKHPYHCSQIRKTSRSTSYLTTHEQTHIGERPYHCFHCGKGFISKSHLATHEQIHPEEHPYNFSQSGKSFKSKLDLTTHECTHTEERLYHCSHCGKGFRSASQVRAHAQIHTTELPYGCAQCGKSFRTKSKLTTHERIHTGERPYQCSECGKSFRQSSSLSVHQRRVHRQIRTEEGLPHRLHTGHYPFCCFQCGMGFTESSALIEHQQNCTEEFPPLSS; from the exons ATGGACAGCACAGATTACACAGGGCTGGAGCTCAGATCCTGTTTGATTAAAAGTGAAGACGCAGAGGAGAGTATAGAGAGGAAGAATGGATGTGGGATGAGCAGGGAGGAAGAACTCATTCTCTCCAACataaaggaagaggaggaggaaggtggggagaggcagagggaggaggtAAAGACGGAGGATGGTGTGAAAGATGAAGAGGTTGCGGGATATGAATGGAAAGAAGAAAAAGTGCTGAAACAAGATGGACTACCAGACTGCAAGGAACAAGAAGATGAGGGCTTGTCCGTTACTTCCTGTCAGGTCCAACAGCCTAGATTGCCCTCCCCTAGCTCTCCTGTCATCTCCTCCAGTAAAGGCAATGCAG GGCAGTCTGAGGTGTTTGGCTGCTCCCAGTGCCCATTCGCTCACCTGGAAGAAGTGAAGCTTCACCAGCACGTTGAGAAGGTGCACCCAGAGGAGCACAGCAGGGTTCTGAGATCTGGAGGAAACAGAGAAGAGAAGCCACTGTCTCCCAGCAGCACACATCAGCACCCCACACCCCCTAAAGCACTCCCCACCccaacacaggcccacacaggcACTGCAGGGGCCCACACCTGCTCCCACTGTGGGAAGCGCTTGAGATATAAATCAGACCTGACAAAACATGAGCGAACTCATACAGGAGAGCGCCCCTActgctgctcccagtgtgggaagggcTTCAAATCAAAATTAATCCTGAAAAAGCATGAGTGTGCCCATACAGGAGATTACCCTTACCATTGCTCCCAATGTGGGAAGGGCTTCATATGTAAATCACACATGGCAATACATGTGCAAACTCATACAGGAGAGcgcccataccactgctcccagtgtggaaagAGCTTCAAATCAAAATTAGGCCTGAAAACACATGAGTGTGTCCATACAGGACAAcgcccataccactgctcccagtgtgggaaagGCTTTATATCTAAATCACACTTGGCAATACACGAGCAAATTCATACAGGAGAGcgcccataccactgctcccactgTGGGAAGAGCTTCAAATCTAAATCACACATGGCAATACATGAGCGAAGTCACACAGGAAAGCACCCATACCACTGTTCGCAGATTAGGAAGACCTCCAGATCTACATCATACCTGACAACACACGAGCAAACGCATATAGGAGAACGCCCATATCACTGCTTCCACTGTGGGAAGGGCTTCATATCTAAATCACACTTGGCAACACATGAACAGATTCATCCAGAAGAACACCCATACAACTTTTCCCAGAGTGGGAAAAGCTTCAAATCAAAATTAGACCTGACAACTCACGAGTGTACCCATACAGAAGAGCGCCTataccactgctcccactgTGGGAAGGGCTTCCGCTCTGCATCGCAAGTAAGAGCCCACGCTCAAATTCACACAACAGAACTTCCTTACGGCTGCgctcagtgtgggaagagcttcagAACGAAATCAAAACTGACGACACACGAGCGGATTCACACGGGAGAGCGCCCGTACCAGTGCTCcgagtgtgggaagagcttcagGCAGTCGAGTTCTCTGAGCGTGCACCAGCGCAGAGTCCACCGGCAGATTCGTACCGAGGAGGGCCTGCCCCACAGACTTCATACAGGACATTACCCATTCTGCTGCTTCCAGTGCGGGATGGGCTTCACCGAGTCTTCCGCTTTGATTGAGCACCAGCAAAACTGTACAGAAGAGTTCCCACCCCTCAGCTCCTAG